GTCTTGTACGCTGCGGTGCGATCCCCGCCGTCAGGGCCACCTGCCGGCCGTGCTGCCTGGTCGCGTCGACGAAGACACCGTACTGCTCGTCAACGAGACAGGACTCGTCAGCAGGAGACTTGCTGGTGTCACAGCGTGCCACCGTCGCCGGCTGTGCCGATGGTCCCTCTGGTTCCGCTCGTGTTGCCGTCTTGTTCCACCCCCGTCTGGGATGAGTCGCTCCACTACCTGAGTCGCCGCCTTTTGACGCCTCCCGCGCCACCTGTGTATGATCCGCAGGAGCCCGTATCGATGTTGAGCAATCATCAGAGCCGCACCAAACCGAGCTCAGCAAGCCACCCAAACCAACAACGGCAAGCAAGGCCACGAAGTCACGCGATACACTTCTCGAGCGCTCGTCTCCCCTGGAATGGCGTAGTCATCCGCGACGAGACGGCTCTAGAAACTTCCCTGCAGTTTGCCGGTGCTGCGGAGTGCCCGGCAACTTCCACCCGGCACCAAAGTCGCGCTCCGGAGGTTCTTCTCGCTCGAGCTGCGCCTCAAATAGCCCGCCGTGGTCGGCGCCTGCGAGCCGCCAGCCAATCGCCATGACTATCCTCGCCGCTTCCTCTAATCGTGACCCCAATCTCATCCTTCACCAATCGTCTGGTTTCGGCGTGCCGCGGAATCAAGGTCGTCAATCTCTGCGCACTGGTCCGCAAACGGCGTGCCCGCTGCACAGGGCTGAGTTCCCGGCAACGTGTTCCAGTTGTCGCACAGCGGTCGCTTCTGTGCCCCATTCAGCCCAAGTGAGCATGAACACGGTGCCGGTTCTGTGCGAACACCTGCAACGCCAATGCCACCCGCGATCCACACGGGCAACATGCTTGCTCGCCATCCGTCGGTGGAGAGCGCCCGGAACCGGCGGCGCCGCTATCTCCGCCGTTGCCGTTGTTGCCCGCGCCGCCGTTGCCGCCGTTGCCGCCAGTGGCAGCGCCGGCACTGCCGTCGGCCGTTAGCTCGATGGCGACCTTGCGCGACTCGCCCTTGGCGACGGGGACGGTCTTGGTTTCCGTGGCGTAGCCGGGAGCCGTGACGGAGATGCTGACGGCGCCGGCTTCGACGAACACGTCGTGGTTGAGCGGTGCGCGGCCCGCGGAGGTGTCGTTGACGGTGATCTCTGCGCCGTCGACATTGACGGAGATCTCGAGAGCGCCGACGAGCTTCTTCGCTTGGCTGAGGCGCTCGAGCGTGCGCTGGCGCGCCTCTTGTTTGCCCGTGGGCCAATTGCGGTACGAGTACTCGAGGTGCTCCGCTGCGTCGCGCGGCTTGCCGAGCGTGAGCTCGACATCACCGAGGTTTCCGGCGATGTCGTAGCTTTGCTTTTGA
The window above is part of the Polyangiaceae bacterium genome. Proteins encoded here:
- a CDS encoding PEGA domain-containing protein; this translates as MRAGPEEGLSTAGGHQKQSYDIAGNLGDVELTLGKPRDAAEHLEYSYRNWPTGKQEARQRTLERLSQAKKLVGALEISVNVDGAEITVNDTSAGRAPLNHDVFVEAGAVSISVTAPGYATETKTVPVAKGESRKVAIELTADGSAGAATGGNGGNGGAGNNGNGGDSGAAGSGRSPPTDGEQACCPCGSRVALALQVFAQNRHRVHAHLG